Part of the Streptomyces sp. WMMC500 genome is shown below.
CCGAACGACCCGAAGGAGGAACGTGCTCACTCCCGCAGCGGCACCCTGGGGCGTGCAGCGATTGGCGCTGTACCCGAACATCACGCAAGTGCCCTTCACCCGGACGGAGATCGATCCCGACACGCAGGCGACCCGCTACCTCGACGCGGACGGCAACCGCGTAGAGGCGGGCGGGCACGGCACTGGAACAACGACCGCCG
Proteins encoded:
- the tgmA gene encoding putative ATP-grasp-modified RiPP codes for the protein MLTPAAAPWGVQRLALYPNITQVPFTRTEIDPDTQATRYLDADGNRVEAGGHGTGTTTADPTATQSDGGGPNPPPPSDQDLTEDSDSD